AAAGAGGTAGAGGGCGAGCAGTCCCGCGGTATTGGCAAGGCCTGGCTTCATCCACGGCAGCGGGCGCGGAATCAAGCTCTCGAACAGAAACAGGACAAGGCCCGTAGCGACAAGCAGGGCGCCGTAGACGATTCGCCTGTTGCCCAGCGTGTGCCTCAAAGCTCTATCCGATGATGGCATCGAACTGGTTGTGACGACGGCCCTCAATCCTGACCACCACCCGATTGGGCACGCATGCAATCACAGAGCCGGCTTGGCTGATCTTTCCGGTGTGCACGCAGATGTGCAAGTGGCAGTCAGAAGAACTTACCCACGCGGCGCCGCCTTGGATTTCCACCACCGTGGTCCCCACTGGCCCGCGCACCTCCAGGTGCCGCGCTTCGCGGAGTGAGCCGCGATAGACTTCGCGGTTGTCCGCCTCCACCACCACCGTTTCGCCCAGGGGGCGCAGCCTTTGCACCGCCGCAAAGCTCCCCGCACTCAGGGCCAGCAGAAGGACGATGAGCAGGCGGTCGGCAGGCGTGAACAGCCGCCCCAGGGTGTCGCCAGCTTTAGCACGTGCCACCTTCGCGCACCCTCCTCGGCCTGCCAGCTTCTATCGCGGCAAAGGGATCGTTTCCAGCGCCCTGAGCTGTTCCTGGGCTTTCTTCTTATACTCGCGCGCGCCGTTGTGGTTCGGATTGATTTCCAAGACTTTGTTCCAGAGCTCGATGGCGGAGCGATAGTCCTCTTCCGCGTACAGGGCCATGCCCCGGTTGAAGTACTCCTCGGCGAGGCTGGCCATGCGCTCCTGGCACTCCTTGATTCCCCTTTTTGCTCCCGCGTGTGAGGGGTCGGTCTCTACGACCTGGGTGAAAAGGCGGAGAGCCTCAGCCAGGTTGCCTTTGGCCATCGCCTGTTGCGCCTGGTCCACGAGTTTCTGAACCCCGAGGAGGTCGCCGACCTTCTTGCGCATGGCGAGCGCACCCGCATGTTCCGGCCTGTACGACAGGGCTTTGCCGAATTCGCTGAGAGCGGCCGCATAGTCCTGCGCCTCGAAATACGCCATGCCTCGCGCATAGGATTCGTCCGCCAAGCGATTGATTGCCTGTTGACTCAATTGCAGAAAGCGCGAAGCCTCCTGATGCTGGGGATCGAGCTGCAGCACCTGACTGAGCAGGCGCCGTGCCTCTGCATAGTCCCCCCGGCGGTAGGCAGCAGTACCGGCCGCCAGCCGCGCGTTGATGTGCGCCGCAACCCGCTCGCCAAGCCGCTTCACCCCCAAGGCCGCAGACTGGTTATCTGGATCCAGGCTCTGCGCCTGTCGATACTTTGTGTAAGCACGCAGGTACTCGTTGTAGCGTTCCGCCCGAATGGCGTCCGCCAGGAGGGCTTCAACCTGCTTCTGTTGCCGCCCCAGTTCGGTGAGCACCTCCTGGAGCAACCGCTGCGCGCCGGCATGCTCGGGCTCGTATGCCAAAGCCTGCTCCAACTCCT
This portion of the Calditrichota bacterium genome encodes:
- a CDS encoding NusG domain II-containing protein, with protein sequence MARAKAGDTLGRLFTPADRLLIVLLLALSAGSFAAVQRLRPLGETVVVEADNREVYRGSLREARHLEVRGPVGTTVVEIQGGAAWVSSSDCHLHICVHTGKISQAGSVIACVPNRVVVRIEGRRHNQFDAIIG